The Tenrec ecaudatus isolate mTenEca1 chromosome 7, mTenEca1.hap1, whole genome shotgun sequence genome window below encodes:
- the CRIP3 gene encoding cysteine-rich protein 3 isoform X1: MSWTCPRCQQPVFFAEKVSSVGKNWHPFCLKCDHCHSVLSPGGHAEHNGRPYCHKPCYGALFGLRGANIGGVDSYCYNPPTPTPASTTPLSPSSFSPPRPRTGIPQGKKSPPHLKTFTGETLLCPGCGEPVYFAEKVMSLGRNWHRPCLRCQRCRKTLTAGSHAEHDGVPYCHIPCYGYLFGPKGVNIGDVGCYIYDPAERQPK, translated from the exons ATGAGCTGGACCTGCCCGCGCTGCCAGCAGCCGGTTTTCTTCG CTGAGAAAGTGAGCTCCGTGGGCAAGAACTGGCACCCCTTCTGCCTGAAATGTGACCACTGCCACAGCGTCCTGTCCCCCGGCGGTCACGCGGAG CACAATGGGAGGCCATATTGCCACAAGCCATGCTACGGGGCTCTCTTCGGACTCAGGG GGGCAAACATTGGCGGTGTGGACTCCTACTGCTACAACCCCCCGACCcctacccctgccagcaccactcCCCTCAGCCCCAGCAGCTTCAGCCCCCCCAGACCCAGGACCGGCATCCCGCAGGGCAAGAAAA GCCCTCCCCACCTGAAGACCTTCACTGGGGAGACTTTGCTGTGTCCTGGCTGCGGGGAGCCTGTCTACTTTG CTGAGAAGGTGATGTCTTTGGGCAGAAATTGGCATCGGCCCTGTCTGAGGTGCCAGCGCTGCCGGAAGACACTGACGGCTGGGAGTCACGCTGAG CATGACGGCGTCCCCTACTGCCACATTCCCTGCTACGGCTACCTGTTTGGCCCCAAAG GTGTGAACATTGGCGATGTGGGCTGCTACATCTATGACCCAGCAGAGAGACAGCCCAAGTGA
- the CRIP3 gene encoding cysteine-rich protein 3 isoform X2 — protein MSWTCPRCQQPVFFAEKVSSVGKNWHPFCLKCDHCHSVLSPGGHAEHNGRPYCHKPCYGALFGLRGPPHLKTFTGETLLCPGCGEPVYFAEKVMSLGRNWHRPCLRCQRCRKTLTAGSHAEHDGVPYCHIPCYGYLFGPKGVNIGDVGCYIYDPAERQPK, from the exons ATGAGCTGGACCTGCCCGCGCTGCCAGCAGCCGGTTTTCTTCG CTGAGAAAGTGAGCTCCGTGGGCAAGAACTGGCACCCCTTCTGCCTGAAATGTGACCACTGCCACAGCGTCCTGTCCCCCGGCGGTCACGCGGAG CACAATGGGAGGCCATATTGCCACAAGCCATGCTACGGGGCTCTCTTCGGACTCAGGG GCCCTCCCCACCTGAAGACCTTCACTGGGGAGACTTTGCTGTGTCCTGGCTGCGGGGAGCCTGTCTACTTTG CTGAGAAGGTGATGTCTTTGGGCAGAAATTGGCATCGGCCCTGTCTGAGGTGCCAGCGCTGCCGGAAGACACTGACGGCTGGGAGTCACGCTGAG CATGACGGCGTCCCCTACTGCCACATTCCCTGCTACGGCTACCTGTTTGGCCCCAAAG GTGTGAACATTGGCGATGTGGGCTGCTACATCTATGACCCAGCAGAGAGACAGCCCAAGTGA